Proteins from one Cyprinus carpio isolate SPL01 chromosome B15, ASM1834038v1, whole genome shotgun sequence genomic window:
- the LOC109084107 gene encoding olfactory receptor 1M1-like: MNSLNASFSQNITIVHPEYFFIIGLSGVPYSSYYYIFLFITYFITIIGNSIVLLIIALERSLHSPKYIGVFNLALADIGETNALIPNMVKTFLFDSRYISYNACMVNMFFVFLFSTMQSFTLVVLAYDRFIAICLPLRYHALVNNTNMTLVLSAKWAFNSSVVALMVSLITRLSFCESNVIQSYFCDHGPVYRLACNDNSVNRFMGTFITTLYLVIPMIIIILSYLGIFLALNKITTWESRLKALKTCVSHLLLVGIYFLPISCAYIAAFMLSLPPNARVISTSLAYAVPPMLNPIIYVLNTAEIKDIMRKMLKNRSTPSTDNISK; this comes from the coding sequence ATGAATTCTTTAAATGCAAGTTTTTCCCAGAATATCACCATTGTTCACCCTGAATACTTTTTCATCATTGGACTTTCAGGTGTACCATATAGTAgttattactatatatttttatttattacatattttattacaataattggGAACTCTATAGTTCTTCTCATCATTGCTCTTGAACGAAGTCTGCACAGTCCAAAGTACATTGGTGTGTTTAACTTGGCCTTGGCTGATATTGGTGAAACTAATGCACTGATTCCTAACATGGTGAAGACTTTTCTGTTTGACTCACGGTATATCTCCTACAATGCTTGTATGGTGaacatgttttttgtgtttctcttCAGTACTATGCAAAGTTTCACTCTTGTGGTTCTGGCATATGATCGTTTCATTGCAATTTGTTTGCCATTAAGATATCATGCTCTTGTAAACAATACGAATATGACTTTAGTTCTCTCAGCAAAATGGGCATTTAATTCTTCTGTTGTGGCCTTGATGGTGTCTTTGATCACCAGACTTTCATTCTGCGAATCCAATGTGATACAGAGTTATTTTTGTGATCATGGACCAGTGTATAGGTTGGCATGTAATGACAATAGCGTTAATAGGTTTATGGGAACCTTCATCACAACATTATACCTTGTAATACCAATGATCATTATAATCCTGTCCTATCTAGGCATTTTTCTTGCTTTAAACAAAATTACAACTTGGGAAAGTCGTTTAAAAGCACTGAAGACCTGTGTTTCTCATCTGTTGTTAGTAGGGATATATTTCCTCCCCATATCCTGTGCATACATTGCTGCATTCATGCTTTCTCTTCCTCCCAATGCAAGGGTCATCAGTACGTCTCTGGCATATGCTGTTCCACCAATGTTAAATCCTATTATTTATGTCTTAAACACAGCTGAAATCAAAGATATAATGcgaaaaatgcttaaaaacagatCCACACCATCTACAGACAACATTTCAAAATGA
- the or42c4 gene encoding odorant receptor 111-7 has translation MSTLNVSFSQNISIVRPEYFFILGLSGIPYSNYYYIFLFMIYFITVIGNSIVLFIIALDRNLHSPKYIGVFNLALADIGETNALIPNMMKTLLFDSRYISYNACLANMFFVFLFSSMQSLTLVVLAYDRLIAICLPLRYHVIVNNSNMCFVFSAIWVFNSVIVASMVSLITHVSFCKSNVILSYFCDHGPVYRLACNDNYINKIMGFLYTTLYLIAPMLVIGLSYLGIFFVVRKIRTWEGRIKAVKTCVSHLLLVAIYFLPIFFTYLTSLLLYSTPNSRVISTSLAYAVPAMLNPIIYVLNTAEIKDIIRKAIRNRSVPTDRTSK, from the coding sequence ATGAGtactttaaatgtaagtttttctcAGAATATTTCCATTGTTCGTCCTGAATACTTTTTCATCCTTGGACTTTCAGGTATACCttacagcaattattattatatattcttatttatgatttattttattactgtaattgGGAACTCTATAGTGCTTTTCATTATTGCTCTTGACCGGAACCTACACAGTCCAAAGTACATTGGTGTGTTTAACTTGGCCTTGGCTGATATTGGTGAAACTAATGCACTGATTCCTAACATGATGAAGACTTTGCTGTTTGACTCACGGTACATCTCCTACAATGCTTGTTTGGCTAACATGTTTTTTGTGTTCCTCTTTAGTTCTATGCAAAGTCTTACTCTTGTTGTTCTGGCATATGATCGTTTAATTGCAATTTGCTTGCCATTAAGGTACCATGTTATTGTGAACAATAgcaatatgtgttttgttttctcagcTATATGGGTGTTTAATTCTGTTATTGTGGCCTCAATGGTGTCTTTGATCACCCACGTTTCATTCTGTAAGTCCAATGTGATACTGAGTTATTTTTGTGATCATGGACCAGTGTATAGGTTGGCATGTAATGATAATTACATTAATAAGATTATGGGATTTCTGTATACAACTTTATACCTTATAGCACCAATGCTCGTCATAGGCCTGTCATATTTgggcattttttttgttgtaagaaaaataagaacTTGGGAAGGACGCATAAAAGCTGTAAAGACCTGTGTTTCTCACCTGTTGTTAGTAGCAATATATTTCCTCCCAATATTCTTTACATACCTTACTTCATTATTGCTTTATAGCACACCCAATTCAAGGGTCATCAGTACATCTCTGGCTTATGCTGTCCCAGCAATGCTAAATcctataatttatgttttaaacacaGCTGAAATCAAAGACATAATTCGAAAAGCGATTAGAAACAGATCTGTGCCAACTGATAGAacttcaaaatga
- the LOC109087841 gene encoding olfactory receptor 52E8-like, translating to MSSVSQSFSSNNSIVHPEYFFIIGLSGIPYSTYYYIFLFLIYIISVIENSVVLFIIVVDRNLHSPKYIGVFYLALADFGETNALIPNMIKIFVFDSQYISYNACLANMFFVHFFSTMQSLTLVVLAYDRFIAICLPLRYHAIVNNTAMSAVFVGLWAFNGGLVAFVVSSITRLSFCKSNAVPSYYCDHGPVYKLACNDVSISVFMARLCTALYVVAPLLFIVLSYLGIFLALSKITTWQGRLKALKTCVSHLLLVGSFFLPIVCIYTAPFLVSLNPNARVISTSLAYAVPPMLNPIIYVLNTSEIKDLIKKYLKKRSIQIKSV from the coding sequence ATGAGTTCTGTAAGTCAAAGCTTTTCTAGCAATAACTCCATTGTTCATCCTGAATACTTTTTCATCATTGGACTTTCAGGTATCCCGTACAgcacttattattatattttcttatttttaatttatattatttctgtaattgaGAACTCTGTAGTCCTTTTTATTATAGTTGTTGACCGGAACCTGCACAGTCCAAAGTACATTGGTGTTTTTTACTTGGCATTGGCTGACTTTGGTGAAACTAACGCACTGATTCCTAACATgataaagatttttgtttttgactcaCAGTACATCTCCTACAATGCTTGTTTggcaaacatgttttttgttcaCTTCTTTAGTACTATGCAGAGCCTCACTCTTGTTGTTCTGGCATATGACCGCTTCATTGCAATTTGTTTGCCATTAAGATATCACGCCATAGTGAATAATACTGCCATGTCTGCAGTGTTTGTAGGATTATGGGCATTTAATGGTGGTTTGGTTGCCTTTGTGGTGTCTTCAATCACGCGACTTTCATTCTGTAAATCCAATGCTGTACCTAGTTATTATTGTGATCATGGACCAGTGTATAAGTTGGCATGTAATGATGTTAGTATTAGTGTTTTCATGGCTAGACTCTGCACAGCTTTATATGTTGTAGCACCGTTGCTCTTTATAGTCCTGTCATATCTGGGAATTTTTCTTGCCTTAAGTAAAATAACAACTTGGCAAGGGCGTTTAAAAGCACTGAAGACCTGTGTTTCTCACCTGTTGTTAGTGGGATCATTTTTTCTCCCCATAGTCTGCATATACACTGCTCCATTCTTGGTTTCTCTTAATCCCAATGCAAGGGTCATCAGCACATCTCTGGCATATGCTGTTCCACCAATGCTAAATcccattatttatgttttaaatacatctgaaatcaaagacttaattaaaaaataccttaaaaagAGATCAATACAAATTAAGAGTgtttaa
- the LOC109087843 gene encoding olfactory receptor 52E8-like, giving the protein MSSVSQSISENNSIVHPEYFFIIGLSGIPYSTYYYIFLFFIYIISVIENSVVLFIIVVDRNLHSPKYIGVFYLALADFGETNALIPNMMKIFVFDSQYISYNACLANMFFVHFFSTMQSLTLVVLAYDRFIAICLPLRYHAIVNNTVMSVVFVGLWAFNGGLVAFVVSSITRLSFCKSNAVPSYYCDHGPVFRLACNDVSISAFMAKLCTALYVVAPLIFIVLSYLGIFLALSKITTWEGRLKALKTCVSHLLLVGSFFLPIICIYTAAFMVSLTPNARVISTSLAYAVPPMLNPIIYVLNTSEIKDLIKKYLKKRSIQIESV; this is encoded by the coding sequence ATGAGTTCTGTAAGTCAAAGCATTTCTGAGAATAACTCCATTGTTCATCCTGAATACTTTTTCATCATTGGACTTTCAGGTATACCATACAGCACTTATTactatattttcttatttttcatttatattatttctgtaattgaGAACTCTGTAGTCCTTTTTATTATAGTTGTTGACCGGAACCTGCACAGTCCAAAGTACATTGGTGTTTTTTACTTGGCATTGGCTGACTTTGGTGAAACTAATGCACTGATTCCTAACATGatgaagatttttgtttttgactcaCAGTACATCTCCTACAATGCTTGTTTggcaaacatgttttttgttcaCTTCTTTAGTACTATGCAGAGCCTCACTCTTGTTGTTCTGGCATATGATCGCTTCATTGCAATTTGTTTGCCATTAAGATATCACGCCATAGTAAATAATACTGTCATGTCTGTAGTGTTTGTAGGATTATGGGCATTTAATGGTGGTTTGGTTGCCTTTGTGGTGTCTTCAATCACGCGACTTTCATTCTGTAAATCCAATGCTGTACCTAGTTATTATTGTGATCATGGACCAGTGTTTAGGTTGGCATGTAATGATGTTAGCATAAGTGCTTTCATGGCAAAACTCTGCACAGCTTTATACGTTGTAGCACCATTGATCTTTATAGTCCTGTCATATCTGGGAATTTTTCTTGCCTTAAGTAAAATAACAACTTGGGAAGGACGTTTAAAAGCACTGAAGACCTGTGTTTCTCACCTGTTGTTAGTGGGATCATTTTTTCTCCCCATAATCTGCATATACACTGCTGCATTCATGGTTTCTCTTACTCCCAATGCAAGGGTCATCAGCACATCTCTGGCATATGCTGTTCCACCAATGCTAAATcccattatttatgttttaaatacatctgaaatcaaagacttaattaaaaaataccttaaaaagAGATCAATACAAATTGAGAGTgtttaa
- the LOC109065753 gene encoding LOW QUALITY PROTEIN: olfactory receptor 51A4-like (The sequence of the model RefSeq protein was modified relative to this genomic sequence to represent the inferred CDS: deleted 1 base in 1 codon) translates to MSSLNASFVQNMSIVRPEYFFITGLSGIPYSSYYYIFLCLTYFIAVIGNSAVLLIIALERSLHSPKYIGVFNLALADLGETNAWIPNMMKIFFSDSQYMSYNACLANMFFVNLFVTLQSATLVILAFDRYIAICLPLRYHAIVNNTVMSLVFVVVWTFNTSLVALTASLTTQLSFCKSNVVQSYYCDYGAVMGMACNDNSINMFFTNLIVALFLVAPLFIIVLSYMGIVFALSKITTWEARLKALKTCVSHLLLVVSFFLPVICIYIASLITSLTPNARVISGSLSLSLPPMLNPIIYVLNTAEIRVLIQKVLKNRIVPIRKNISKRR, encoded by the exons ATGAGTTCTTTAAATGCAAGTTTTGTCCAGAATATGTCTATTGTTCGTCCAGAATACTTTTTCATCACTGGACTTTCAGGTATACCATACAGCagttattactatatttttttgtgtctcacatattttattgctgtaattggGAACTCTGCAGTCCTCCTCATTATTGCTCTGGAGCGAAGTTTGCACAGTCCAAAATACATTGGTGTGTTTAACTTGGCCTTGGCTGACCTTGGTGAAACTAATGCATGGATTCCTAACatgatgaagatttttttttctgactcacAGTACATGTCCTACAATGCTTGCTTGGCTAACATGTTTTTTGTGAACCTCTTTGTTACTCTGCAAAGTGCCACTCTTGTTATTCTGGCATTTGATCGCTACATTGCAATTTGTTTGCCATTAAGATATCATGCCATAGTGAATAATACTGTCATGTCTTTAGTGTTTGTAGTAGTATGGACATTTAACACTTCTCTGGTGGCCCTGACAGCATCTTTGACGACACAGCTTTCATTCTGTAAATCTAATGTGGTACAGAGTTATTACTGTGATTATGGAGCAGTGATGGGGATGGCATGCAATGACAACAGCATTAATATGTTCTTCACAAACCTCATTGTAGCTTTGTTCCTTGTAGCACCATTGTTCATTATAGTCCTGTCATATATGGGC ATTGTTTTTGCCTTAAGTAAAATTACAACTTGGGAAGCACGTTTAAAAGCACTGAAGACCTGTGTTTCTCATCTTTTGCTGGTtgtatctttctttcttcctgtCATATGCATTTATATTGCTTCATTAATTACTTCTCTCACTCCCAATGCCAGAGTCATCAGTGGATCTCTTTCATTGTCTCTTCCACCAATGTTAAATcccattatttatgttttaaacacaGCTGAAATCAGAGTCTTAATTCAAAAAGTGCTTAAAAACAGAATTGTGCCAATTAGAAAGAACATTTCAAAACGACGGTAA